One Lentimicrobiaceae bacterium genomic window, CATCGTCAGGATTATTTTTTATCTCAAGGCAAGGCTCGGCAACACCCGGGCTGTATGCCAAAGACAAATCATATTGAGATTGGTGGGGTTTGGTAGGTATAACTTCAATTTTTCCCGGTCTGCCATCGGCATGATAGGCCAGTGCGTTTTTACGGCTTAAAGGAATCTTCATATAATACAGGTTTTGAGATTTGTTTATTAAAACAAATAATCATGATGAGATCTTACAAATTTAATCAACCCATAGACCAAAGCATAATAAAATGGCTACAAAATCCTTTCAAAATTCAATTTAGAGCTATTCCAGATAATGTCCGGCTCAGAAAGGCAGGCATTACAGCCACACCATAATTTTTATATAAAAACCCAACATTAAAACAATAATTGGCAGGGTTAAACAATTATCCCTATTTTTGTCGGTTAACAGGATATAAACTTCGCTATGTACGCTTTTATTGAAGGAAAAATCAGCGAAATCAGTCCCGCATCCGTAGTCATTGACTGCCATGGGGTGGGTTATGATATATCTATATCTGTAAACACTTTTTCGCAAATAAAGGAGATGACCAGCTGCCGGCTGTTAACTCATTTGGCTGTGCGCGAAGACGCGATGGTGCTTTTTGGCTTTGCAGATGAGAATGAGCGGATACTATTCAGAAACCTGATTTCTGTATCGGGTGTCGGGGCAGGAACTGCACGCCTTATCTTATCGTCTCTTTCGCCTGATGAGTTAACCGAAGCAATTGTCAGCAGCAAGGTAACGGTTTTGCAAAGAGTAAAAGGTATTGGCGGTAAAACAGCCCAGCGAATTATCATTGATCTTAAAGACAAGCTTGCCAAAGATGCCGGTTTAAGAGAAATTTTAGGAAGTCCGCACAATACAAAGAAGGAAGAGGCGTTATCTGCTTTATCAATGTTAGGCTTTAATAAAACGCTGGCTGAGAAGACCATTGATAAAATTTTGAAAGACGAAAGCGCTTCAATCACAGTTGAACAACTGATTAAGAGTGCACTAAAAATATTATAGGCAATAAACAAAGAGTAACCAGGAAAATGGACATCCTGTAATCAACATTTACAGGCAGACTTCAGGCCGGAAGTAAAATTCAGATTCTTTGTTATTCATAGTTTTATCACACATTAAACACTGAAGTTCCTTGGAGCGCATTGTAAAATATTCATTAAGAGTTTTTGTATTGTTATTTGTTGTTTCTATTGCATGGGGCATCCCTGCATCACCTTACAGTCTTAATTACCAAGACCTGAAAGAGAACAACCATACACCACCAGACACCACTTCGCCAGGGGGTGATTTACGATATCCAATTCCGGCTAATGAACCCGGAGAACCTCAGGTGCCAGAAGATAAAAACAAAATTTTCCTGGGTAATCCTTCAAATTTCTCGGAAGATTTTATCTACGACCCCACAACCAATACATATAACTATATTCAAAAAGCGGGCGAATTAAGACTAACTTCTCCTACCCCATACAGCCTCGAAGAGTATAAAAAGCTTGACCTTGACCGCTCTTTGCAAAATTACTGGCGCGACAAAGCTGTTGCATCAGGTGGAGCCAGCCGGACAGGAATCATCCCTCAAATACACATCGGTGGAGAAGTTTTCGACCGCATTTTTGGAGGAAACACCATTGACATCCGCCCTCAGGGAAGCGCAGAAGTGACTTTTGGCATTTTATCAAACCGACGCGACGATCCGGCTCTTGACATAAGACAAAGACGGACAACCAACTTTGACTTCCAGCAACGCATTCAAATGAGTGTAATGGCTAAAATCGGAGATAAAATTGAATTCAATACCAACTACAATACTGAAGCTACTTTTGAATTTGAACAAAAGCTTAAATTAAAATACGAAGGCAAGGAAGATGAAATCATTAAACTTATTGAAGCTGGTGATGTAACTTTTCCGCTTAACAGCACCCTGATTACTGGCAGTCAAAGCCTTTTCGGCCTGAAAACCCAGCTCCAGTTTGGCCGTGCAACCGTTACAGGTGTTTTTTCACAGCAGAAAAGTGAAACCTCAACCATAACCGTGCAGGGAGGAGCCCAAACCAGCAAGTTTAGCCTCAAAGCACTTGACTATGAAGAAAACAAACACTTTTTCCTGTCGCAATACTTTGCTGACAACTACGACAATGCACTAAGCACACTTCCAATCGTTAATTCAAATATTAACATTACCAAAATTGAAGTTTGGCTTACCAATATAGGCCCTGCCGTAACTGACAACAGAAATATTGTTGCCTTTATGGATTTGGCCGAACGCAACCCATACAATCATACTATCTTATCAAACCCCGGACCTGCATACCCCAGTAACAGTTCAAACGATCTGCTGACAAAATTTGACACAACCATTATCCGAAATATCAACCGGGTTACCGATTACCTCACAGGCTCTCCATTTGGATACGTTTCAGGCCTTGATTTCGATAAAGTTGAAAACGCCCGCAAACTTAACAGCAGCGAATACAGTTTCAACTCAAAATTAGGATTTATCTCGCTGAATTCGACGATAAACCCTGATCAGGTTTTGGCTGTTGCTTACCAGTACACTGTAATTGGTGATGACAAAATATACCAGGTGGGTGAATTTTCTGATGAAGGAATTACGCCTCCATCCTGCCTGATGGTAAAATTACTTAAAAGTTCAGCACTGAACACCAAGGTTCCGTTATGGAATCTGATGATGAAAAATGTATATAACATCGGGGCATTTCAACTTAACCGTGAAGATTTTATCCTGAACATTCTTTACTCTGGGAACGAAAATACTGTACCTACAGGCTATTTCACTGAAGGGCCTGAGGGTGTGAAAGGTATTCCGCTTATCCGGGTTTTCAATTTCGACAATCTGGACCCACAATCAAACCCGCCTCATGACGGTATGTTTGACTTTCTTGACAATGCAGCCCGGCAGGGAGGTACAATTCAATCATCAAACGGGCGAGTCTTTTTCACTATCAGAGAGCCATTTGGCAGTTACTTGCGTCAAAAGCTCAATGACCAGCAACTTGCCAACAAATATTGCTACGATTCACTCTACACCCTTACCAAAAGCGGTGCACAGCAATATCCCGACAAAAACCGCTATATTCTTGAAGGTCAATATAAATCATCGTCCGGATCAGAAATCTCTCTCAACGCACTCAATGTTCCACAGGGTTCGGTCAGAGTTACTGCCGGAGGCATTCCTTTGAACGAAAATGTGGATTATACCGTCGATTATACACTAGGACGTGTAAAAATTATTAACGAAGGAATCCTGAATTCGGGCACTCCTGTGAGTATTTCGCTCGAAAACAATGCCAGTTTCAACCTGCAAACCCAAACTTTAATGGGGATGCATGTTGATTACAAAGTGAACAAAGATTTTCTTATTGGCGCGACCCTCCTGAATTTGCATGAACGACCATTGACTCAAAAAACCAACTTTGGACAAGAGCCAATTTCCAATACCATGTGGGGAATGGATTTCAGTTATCAGACTGAATCCATGTTATTGACAAAGCTGATTGACAAGCTGCCATTCTATAGTACCAAAGCCCCCTCACGTATCCAGGTAAATGGAGAATTTGCACATTTTATTCCTGGTCACTCAAAAGCAGTAGGCAAAACCGGAACCTCCTACATTGACGATTTTGAAGGAGCCAAATCTACCATTGACCTGAAAAATGTGGGCACATGGTTTTTAGCCAGCACACCTCAAGGACAAACTTCACGTGATATGTTTCCTGAAGCTGCTCCGGGCTCTGGCCTGAATTATGGATTTAACCGATCAAAACTTGCATGGTATACAATTGATCCACTGTTTTATGACAGAAACAGCAATCTAAGACCCAAAAATATCAGCAAGAATGAGTTGTCACGAAACTCTGTCAGGCTGGTTCGCGAAACGGAAGTATTTCCGAATGCCGACCCACCCAACGGACAACCCATGAACTTATCGGTACTCAATCTGGCTTTCTTCCCCGAAGAAAAAGGACCTTATAACTTTGACGTGCTTCCTACAGGGGTTTCTAAAGGACTTTCAGAAAATGGCACGCTCTTATTCCCCAGAACCCGCTGGGGAGGAATTATGCGCAAAATAGAATCTACTGACTTTGAAGCCTCCAATGTTGAATATATAGAATTCTGGATGATGGATCCATTCTCAGAAAATCCGCAACATTCAGGAGGTGACTTGTATTTCAATCTGGGCGATATTTCAGAGGACATTCTGCGCGACGGACGGAAAAGCTA contains:
- the ruvA gene encoding Holliday junction branch migration protein RuvA, which encodes MYAFIEGKISEISPASVVIDCHGVGYDISISVNTFSQIKEMTSCRLLTHLAVREDAMVLFGFADENERILFRNLISVSGVGAGTARLILSSLSPDELTEAIVSSKVTVLQRVKGIGGKTAQRIIIDLKDKLAKDAGLREILGSPHNTKKEEALSALSMLGFNKTLAEKTIDKILKDESASITVEQLIKSALKIL